A window of Chaetodon auriga isolate fChaAug3 chromosome 2, fChaAug3.hap1, whole genome shotgun sequence contains these coding sequences:
- the prkcda gene encoding protein kinase C, delta a, producing the protein MAPFLRIAFNSYDLGVLPPLADPPFCAIKMKEALTTERGKTLVQRKPTMYPAWKASFDAHIYEGRVIEVLLMKTAEEPLAEVTVGVSVLAERCKKANGRAEFWVDLHPSGKVMMAVQYFLEGGDTESKQTAKEEEAPTLNRRRGAIKQAKIHFIKNHEFIATFFRQPTFCSVCREFVWGLNKQGYKCRQCNAAIHKKCIDKIIGRCTGTAANSRDTVFQKERFKIDMPHRFKTNNYMSPTFCDHCGSLLWGLVKQGLKCEDCTMNVHHKCQDKVANLCGINQKLLAEALTQVSQKSSTRRSDPNLPNLPDIGIYDEVNKLAGLDVNDGSPYGRLWEGSSPRPQSRITHLTRINVDNFIFHKVLGKGSFGKVLLAELKGRGEYFAVKALKKDVVLMDDDVECTMVEKRVLALAWENPFLTHLYSTFQTKEHLFFVMEYLNGGDLMFHIQEKGRFELYRATFYSAEIICGLQFLHSKGIIYRDLKLDNVMLDHEGHIKIADFGMCKENLFGENRATTFCGTPDYIAPEILLGQKYSFSVDWWSFGVLLYEMLIGQSPFHGDDEDELFESIRMDTPHYPRWINKEAKELLERLFERDPTRRLGVVGNIRLHPFFKTINWQALERREVEPPFKPKVKAANDCSNFDREFLSEKPRLSHSDKNFIDSMDQTAFSGFSFINPKMEHLLEK; encoded by the exons ATGGCTCCTTTCTTGAGGATCGCCTTTAATTCGTACGACTTGGGCGTCCTGCCTCCTCTGGCCGACCCGCCCTTCTGTGCAATCAAGATGAAGGAGGCCTTGACAACTG AACGAGGTAAGACCCTGGTTCAGCGGAAACCCACCATGTACCCGGCTTGGAAGGCCAGTTTTGATGCGCACATCTATGAAGGTCGTGTGATCGAGGTactgctgatgaagacagcCGAAGAGCCGCTGGCTGAGGTCACTGTTGGAGTGTCTGTCCTTGCTGAGCGCTGCAAGAAAGCGAACGGGCGTGCTGAGTTCTGG GTGGATCTCCATCCTTCTGGGAAAGTGATGATGGCAGTGCAGTATTTTCTGGAGGGAGGGGATACAG AGAGTAAGCAGACTGCGAAGGAGGAAGAGGCTCCTACCCTGAACCGTAGACGAGGGGCCATTAAGCAGGCCAAGATCCACTTCATAAAGAACCATGAGTTCATCGCCACGTTTTTCAGACAGCCCACTTTCTGCTCCGTGTGCAGAGAATTTGTCTG GGGACTCAACAAGCAAGGTTATAAATGCAGAC AATGCAATGCAGCCATCCATAAGAAATGCATAGACAAAATCATCGGCAGATGTACCGGTACTGCTGCCAACAGTCGGGATACTGTG TTCCAGAAGGAGCGCTTTAAAATTGACATGCCACACCGTTTCAAGACCAACAACTACATGAGTCCCACCTTCTGTGACCACTGTGGAAGTCTGCTGTGGGGTCTGGTCAAACAAGGCCTCAAGTGTGAAG ACTGTACCATGAATGTCCATCACAAGTGTCAAGATAAAGTAGCCAACCTTTGTGGCATCAACCAGAAACTACTAGCTGAAGCACTTACACAAGTCAGCCAG AAATCGTCCACCCGCCGTTCAGATCCAAACCTGCCAAATCTGCCTGATATTGGAATCTATGATGAAGTTAACAAGCTTGCTGGACTGGATGTTAATG ATGGATCTCCATATGGCAGACTGTGGGAAGGGTCCAGCCCAAGGCCTCAGTCTCGTATTACCCATCTGACCCGCATCAATGTGGACAACTTCATCTTCCACAAGGTCTTGGGAAAAGGCAGCTTTGGCAAG gttcTCCTGGCAGAGCTGAAGGGTCGTGGAGAGTACTTTGCAGTGAAGGCTCTGAAGAAAGATGTAGTACTGATGGATGACGATGTGGAGTGCACTATGGTAGAGAAGAGAGTCTTGGCTTTAGCCTGGGAAAACCCTTTCCTCACACACCTTTACTCCACCTTCCAGACCAAG GAGCATCTATTCTTTGTGATGGAGTATCTGAACGGAGGAGACTTGATGTTTCATATTCAGGAGAAAGGGCGCTTTGAACTCTACAGAGCCAC GTTCTACTCAGCTGAGATCATTTGTGGTCTTCAGTTCTTACATTCCAAAGGGATCATCTACAG AGATCTGAAGTTAGACAATGTGATGCTGGATCACGAGGGACACATAAAGATCGCTGACTTTGGCATGTGCAAGGAGAACTTGTTTGGAGAAAATCGTGCTACGACTTTCTGTGGTACTCCTGACTATATCGCTCCAGAG ATCCTGCTGGGACAGAAATACTCCTTCTCTGTTGACTGGTGGTCGTTTGGGGTGCTGCTGTATGAAATGCTGATCGGTCAGTCGCCTTTCCATGGAGACGATGAGGATGAGTTGTTTGAGTCCATCCGCATGGATACTCCGCACTATCCTCGCTGGATCAACAAGGAGGCCAAGGAGCTGCTTGAGCGG TTGTTTGAGAGAGATCCCACTCGCAGGCTAGGAGTCGTGGGTAATATCCGTTTACACCCCTTCTTCAAGACCATTAACTGGCAGGCcttggagaggagagaggttgAACCCCCCTTCAAACCCAAAGTG AAAGCAGCGAATGATTGCAGCAACTTTGATCGTGAGTTCCTCAGCGAGAAGCCTCGTCTCTCCCACAGCGATAAGAACTTCATAGATTCCATGGATCAGACGGCGTTCTCCGGCTTCTCGTTCATCAACCCTAAGATGGAGCACCTTTTAGAAAAGTGA